TCTGGCTTTTTTGGGCACAGGAGTTAGCAATCCTTCAACGACTTATCTTAACATTCCGTATCGTTCCGGTCGGTAGGGGAATTCAATCCCGTCAGTGACTAGTGGTTGATCTGCAAATCCGAGTCCTATGCAATCTTGGTCCACCAGGAAACCACAGCAAATAGATAGAATAAAAGCCCACCAATCAACGTCACTGTTTTCTCAGAAATACGCCCTGCCACAAATTTTCCTCCCATCACCGCAATCACCGCACAGATGGTATGGCCAAGAATGGCACCCGCCGACACTCCCCAGGCATTATTAGACGCTGCTAAAGCAATGGTTGCAATCTGGGTGCGATCGCCCCATTCCGCCACAAAGGTGAGGGCAAAGCTTTCCACCACAATGCCCCATCCCCGGGGCACAATTTTTAACTTTTTCTCGCCGGAGGCAATGGCTTTTTCTGCATCTTCCATTTCCTCCAGATTTGCCGTGGCTTTTATCCGCCGAGCGTCCCACAATAGTTTTGTGCCAAAAATCAAGAAAAGAGCTACCTCGGCATAGTTGATGTATCTAGTGGGCAAAAAGGTGAAAATTTGTCCCATTAATACTGACAAAATAGTCATTGCCGCCAATCCTCCCACTACTCCGACTAACACCCAACGGCGGGGATAGCGCATAGCTAAAATCATGGCAATAAAAAAAGTTTTATCCCCTAATTCCGAAACAGTTATCAACAATAATCCGGCAGTAAAAGCGGTCAGCATAGATCAGCCAGGAACAGAGCAACGCAGTAAACACCTGCCCAATTTATCATGATCTAGGTTATTTCTCTTTAAATAAACTCAATTTTTTTCATCAACTGTTTAGCCCACATTAATTCATATTTTATTCATTTTATCTTCATTTTTATTTCATTGTTTTTTGAGTTGCTGTTTAGTATTGACATAAAATAAAATTCTGTTGGTCAATTTATTTGAACTATAAATATTTAGTCTTTTATGCACTCTATTTGTATTGATGTATGTTTGCAAGGCGATCAGATCTAAAAGTCTGTTCAGAGAGTTGAGTTTTGGCTGTTTAATCCCCCCTTGGAAAGGGGGTAACTGTCACAAAAGTCGCCCTTTTTAAGCCAGAGCTTTAGTGAGGAGATTTAGGAGGATAAATACCTAGCCTGGCACGTTTCAAACACTTTCTAAACGATCAAACCTAGTCCCACCAAAGGGCTACCCCTTGGTCTTGGCGCAGGGCATTTTGCAGGATGGTTAACCCAAAGTCGGGATCATCCCAATCCACTCCCTCTAGCAGGTTTTGCAAATCGGGGGGGATTTCTTCGCCAGCTTCCTTGCCCATCGCGAGAATATCATCAAAACAACCAAATCCCTGGTCAATGACATCGGGGCAGAACTCGTAAATTTCCTCGGCTAGGGCTTTCAAATCCGTGGGTAAGTTCTCAAAGCGGACTATGAGGCTATCAAAGCTCACTTCACCGATTTCAATGCCATATTGCCCATCCCATTGCTGAAGCTTAGCAATCAAATCTTCGGTGGTGATGTCGTAGTTAATGCCGTTGGTTTGTTGCTCAATAATTGCCGTTGGATCAAACATAAAATAAACGAATTTTTTGACTACGCCTTAACTTTCCTTCCAAGGTAGCAGGGGAGTGGGGGGAGTCAACCCTAGGTGTTCATAGGCGGCGGTGGTGGCAATGCGGCCTCGACTGGTGCGGGCCAGGTAACCAATTTGTAGCAGGTAGGGTTCGTACACTTCCTCAATGGTTTTGGCATCTTCCCCTGTGGCAGCGGCGATCGCCTCTAGGCCGGTGGGGCCTCCCTGGAATTGTTCAATTAAAGTTTGTAAAACTAAGCGGTCTGTCCAATCCAAACCCCGTTTATCCACTTGGTATAAATCCAATGCTTCCGACGCAAGGGCAGGGTCAATTTCCGGCTGTTGTTTAACCTGGGCGTAATCCCGCACCCTTTTCAGTAAACGGTTGGCAATGCGGGGAGTTCCCCTGGCTCTCATGGCGATCGCCTCGGCCCCTGTGGGGGAAATAGATACGGATAAAATACCAGCGGTGCGGAGGATAATTTGTTGCAACTCATCAACCTCGTAAAATCTCAATCTTTGAATTAAGCCAAACCGATCCCGCAGCGGCGAAGTCAAAGAACCTACTTTGGTGGTAGCCCCCACAAGAGTAAAGTGGGCTAACTTTAAACTGCGGACTTTGGCGCTTTGGCCTTTGCCCATAGTGATGTCCAAACGAAAATCCTCCATGGCAGGGTAGAGCAATTCCTCGGTTAGGCGATTTAAACGGTGAATTTCGTCGATAAACAAAATATCCCCCGGTTGCAGAGCCAATAGTAGCCCCGTAATATCCCTGGGACGTTCTAACGCCGGAGCCGCAGTAATTTTGCAACGTACCTGCATTTCCTCCGCCAAAATTAGAGCTAGGGTGGTTTTGCCCAACCCCGGTGGGCCGTATAACAGCAGATGGTCGATCGCCTCTTGCCTACCTTGGGCCGCTTGGATAGCAATGCGCAACACTTCCTTGAGATCCCGTTGGCCAATGTAATCCGCTAACCGTTGGGGCCTGAGGGATGCCTCTTGCTGTTCTAACTCTGGGCTGGTACTGCGTTCCTGGGGAATAACTTCCGGGGAAAGGAGATCGGATTTAACGTTGGGAGAAAGATTATTGTTGCCGGAACGTTTAATGGCCATGGCGCAGGGAAAAGGAAAGGCTCAGCTTGAGTCGGTTCTAGTCAGTATCCCCCCATCCTACATTGGCGATCGCCGCCGGGTTGTTCGGAACATCCCAGCAAAAAAGCCTCCAGCCCTCGATAATCCGCTAACCTGAAATTAGGTACTTCTCCCCCATTTACCCAAGGCGTTAAAGCATTCAGGGGTTGATTTTTTAAGGTTATGCAAACAACCAGTGACGTTCTCATTATTGGCGGTGGCATCATCGGTTTGGCGATCGCCGTGGAACTGAAATTAAAGCAAAAGCGGTTGCAGGTCACAGTGCTGAGTCGGGATTTTGCCCAGGCGGCCAGCCATGCGGCGGCGGGAATGTTAGCCCCCCATGCGGAACAAATCGCCCCAGGCCCCATGCTGGATCTATGTTTGGCTTCCCGCTGGCGTTACGGGGAATGGGTGGAAAAACTGGAACAGTTAACAGGCATGGAAACGGGTTATAACCCCTGTGGCATCCTCTCCCCCGTGTTTGAAGCGCCCCATGGCAATAGTTCCACTAATTCTGCCTGGTTAGACCAGGAAACCATTCGATACTATCAACCAGGGCTGGGGGAAGACGTAATTGGTGGTTGGTGGCATCCCGACGATGGCCAAGTGGATAACCGCAAACTGGTCAGTGCTCTGCGGCAAGCGGCCCAATCCCTGGGAGTACAAATTCAAGAAGGGGTCACCGTCCAGGCGATCGCCCAACGTCATGGCCAAGTGACTGCGGTGCTAACGGATCAGGGTTCTTTCCAAGCAGATAGCTACGTGTTGGCCAACGGCTCCTGGGCCAAGGAATTACTGCCCCTGCCGGTATTCCCAGTTAAAGGTCAAATGATGGCCCTGCGGATGCCAGCGGGAACTCACCAGCCCTATCCTTTGCAACGGGTACTTTTTGGTCCCCAAACCTATCTGGTGCCCCGGCGGGATGGCCGCTTAATTGTGGGGGCAACTTCGGAGCAGGTGGACTGGCAGCCCCATAATACGCCCCAGGGCATTCAAACCCTATTAGGTCGAGCCATTAGACTTTTCCCGGCCCTAGGCGATTGGGCCATTGAGGATTTTTGGTGGGGATTTCGCCCCGGCACCCCCGATGAACAGCCTTTCTTGGGCTATGGCCCCTGTGATAATCTCATTTTGGCGATCGGTCATTACCGCAACGGCATTTTGCTCGCCCCCATCACCGCCGCTTTGATTAGCGATTTAATCCTCGACCAGAAGGTTTCTCCCCTCATCCATGCCTTTAGTCCCCAACGTTTTCTAACAACTACCAATCCCCCTGTACTGTCCTGCCGCCCTATGACTGCTGTATTTCCTTCCATTGCCAACCCTTCCCTGCCCCATGCCGCTGAAAATTCAGAGGGCAGTAAAGATTTGCTAGAAATTGCTGGCCGTAAATTCCACTCCCGCCTAATGACGGGCACCGGCAAATATCCTTCCCTCACCACCATGCAGGAAAGCGTCGCTAGCAGTGGTTGTCAGATTGTCACCGTGGCAGTGCGCCGAGTACAAACCAATGCCCCAGGCCACGAGGGATTAGCGGAAGCCATTGATTGGTCCACCATTTGGATGCTCCCCAACACCGCTGGTTGTCAAACGGCCGAGGAAGCTATTCGGGTAGCCCGGTTGGGAAGGGAAATGGCTAAGTTACTGGGCCAGGAAGATAATAATTTCATCAAGCTAGAAGTCATTCCCGATACCCAATACCTCTTACCAGACCCCATTGGCACCCTCGAGGCGGCAGAACAGTTGGTTAAGGAAGGTTTTGCCGTACTGCCCTATATCAACGCTGATCCCTTATTGGCGAAAAGGCTGGAAGAAGTGGGCTGTGCCACTGTGATGCCCCTTGGTTCCCCCATCGGTTCTGGGCAGGGTATCCGTAACGCCGCCAACATTGGCATCATTATTGAGAATGCCAAGGTTCCCGTGGTGGTGGATGCGGGCATTGGCACCCCCAGTGAAGCAGCCCAAGCAATGGAAATGGGCGCTGATGCGGTGTTGATCAACAGTGCGATCGCCATGGCGGCCAATCCCGTGGCCATGGCCCAGGCTATGGGAATGGCTACCCAAGCAGGGAGGCTCGCCTATCTGTCGGGCAGAATGCCCATTAAAGCCAAGGCCAATGCCAGTTCTCCCCTCACGGGCCTAGTGGGTTAGGAGATTTTCCGGATCAAAAGTCCCAAACTCTTAGAGCGTGTTTGAAAAGTCGGCATAATTGGGAAAAATGGTGAAGAATATAGAATTTTCACCATTTTCCATTCTTCACCCTACTTTTCAAACATATTCTTAACTAATGAGAACTTTTAAAAACAGCAACAAAAAAATACTCAACAATTCAGGCACAGGAAATCCCAACAATAAAGCGTTCATTAGCCACTAAAATTACCTTGCAGCTATCGAAACTTGCTTTGCAAATCGGCGAGCTGGGGCGATCGCCAAGGACAGGTGGCGACCCGTTAAACTTGAGTCAAGACAAATAATCCCGAATAACTATGGCAACTACCGCTGATGAAGTTTGGCAATTGCTTGGAGAACTGATCCAGTCCCAGAAAGAAACGGAACGGCGTTTGCAAGAAACTGAACGTTTACTGAAAGAACAGTCCCAAAAAACTGATCGCCAAATTCAAGAGTTGAGTAAACAAATTGGTGGTCTAGGCAAAAAATTCGGCAGCTTTACTGAAGGGCTGGCCTTGCCTTCCATGGAAACTATCCTCTACGAAAAATTTGCCATGGAAGTGGTGACCCCCAGCGTCCGAGTGAGCAAGCGGGGCAAACATATTGAATTAGATGTGCTGGCCTATGCCAATGGAGAGGTGAACACCGCCATTGTGGTAGAGGTTAAAAGCCATGCCCGCCAGGAATCCATCGGTCAATTAATTACCCACCTGCAAAGCTTTCGGGAATTTTTTCCTGAGCATGGAGACAAAAAACTCTATGGCATCCTCGCCGCCGTAGATTTGTCCAATGC
The genomic region above belongs to Synechocystis sp. PCC 6803 substr. PCC-P and contains:
- a CDS encoding thiazole synthase, with amino-acid sequence MPHAAENSEGSKDLLEIAGRKFHSRLMTGTGKYPSLTTMQESVASSGCQIVTVAVRRVQTNAPGHEGLAEAIDWSTIWMLPNTAGCQTAEEAIRVARLGREMAKLLGQEDNNFIKLEVIPDTQYLLPDPIGTLEAAEQLVKEGFAVLPYINADPLLAKRLEEVGCATVMPLGSPIGSGQGIRNAANIGIIIENAKVPVVVDAGIGTPSEAAQAMEMGADAVLINSAIAMAANPVAMAQAMGMATQAGRLAYLSGRMPIKAKANASSPLTGLVG
- a CDS encoding DUF3782 domain-containing protein produces the protein MATTADEVWQLLGELIQSQKETERRLQETERLLKEQSQKTDRQIQELSKQIGGLGKKFGSFTEGLALPSMETILYEKFAMEVVTPSVRVSKRGKHIELDVLAYANGEVNTAIVVEVKSHARQESIGQLITHLQSFREFFPEHGDKKLYGILAAVDLSNALREEVLKAGLYVARIRGEIFELDTPPTFQPKAW
- a CDS encoding TMEM165/GDT1 family protein, translated to MLTAFTAGLLLITVSELGDKTFFIAMILAMRYPRRWVLVGVVGGLAAMTILSVLMGQIFTFLPTRYINYAEVALFLIFGTKLLWDARRIKATANLEEMEDAEKAIASGEKKLKIVPRGWGIVVESFALTFVAEWGDRTQIATIALAASNNAWGVSAGAILGHTICAVIAVMGGKFVAGRISEKTVTLIGGLLFYLFAVVSWWTKIA
- the ruvB gene encoding Holliday junction branch migration DNA helicase RuvB, with the protein product MAIKRSGNNNLSPNVKSDLLSPEVIPQERSTSPELEQQEASLRPQRLADYIGQRDLKEVLRIAIQAAQGRQEAIDHLLLYGPPGLGKTTLALILAEEMQVRCKITAAPALERPRDITGLLLALQPGDILFIDEIHRLNRLTEELLYPAMEDFRLDITMGKGQSAKVRSLKLAHFTLVGATTKVGSLTSPLRDRFGLIQRLRFYEVDELQQIILRTAGILSVSISPTGAEAIAMRARGTPRIANRLLKRVRDYAQVKQQPEIDPALASEALDLYQVDKRGLDWTDRLVLQTLIEQFQGGPTGLEAIAAATGEDAKTIEEVYEPYLLQIGYLARTSRGRIATTAAYEHLGLTPPTPLLPWKES
- a CDS encoding DUF4253 domain-containing protein, encoding MFDPTAIIEQQTNGINYDITTEDLIAKLQQWDGQYGIEIGEVSFDSLIVRFENLPTDLKALAEEIYEFCPDVIDQGFGCFDDILAMGKEAGEEIPPDLQNLLEGVDWDDPDFGLTILQNALRQDQGVALWWD